A genomic region of Aureimonas populi contains the following coding sequences:
- a CDS encoding MarR family winged helix-turn-helix transcriptional regulator, whose translation MASSSRQRRLASPGQDAQDLGRPAGGGVEGVGDPSPEEAARFSSKAVWPYYWIARVNARYLLRMEELLKQDGLDISRWRVLSSLREHGTLGVSEISEYCILKLNTTTKIVQRMVAEGLVETRSSRSDGRVTEVTLTPQGAQMALRAADAARIVFERSFADFEPSEIAQINGLLKRVFDRLV comes from the coding sequence GTGGCATCCTCATCGAGACAGCGGCGCCTGGCATCGCCGGGGCAGGACGCGCAGGACCTCGGGCGCCCGGCCGGCGGCGGCGTGGAGGGCGTCGGAGACCCCTCGCCGGAGGAGGCCGCACGCTTCTCCTCCAAGGCCGTCTGGCCCTATTACTGGATCGCCCGCGTCAACGCCCGCTACCTGCTGCGCATGGAGGAACTGCTCAAGCAGGACGGGCTGGACATCTCGCGCTGGCGCGTCCTCTCCTCGCTGCGCGAGCACGGCACGCTCGGCGTCTCCGAAATCTCCGAATACTGTATCCTGAAGCTCAACACGACGACCAAGATCGTGCAGCGCATGGTGGCCGAGGGGCTGGTGGAAACGCGCTCCAGCCGCTCCGACGGGCGGGTGACGGAAGTCACGCTCACGCCCCAGGGCGCGCAGATGGCGCTTCGCGCGGCCGATGCCGCCCGGATCGTCTTCGAGCGCAGCTTCGCCGATTTCGAGCCCTCGGAGATCGCCCAGATCAACGGGCTCCTGAAGCGGGTCTTCGACCGGCTGGTTTGA
- a CDS encoding efflux RND transporter permease subunit, whose product MHAIIAASFTRARTVALGLVLIMLAGAFAYVSIPKEANPEVEIPYFIVTVTYAGVSAEDSARLMVQPLERRLQSISGLREMTAQASDGFASIILEFEAGSDNRSALQDIKDEVDQAIPDLPPGADRPVVTEVDMSQFPILTVALSGAVPERELIGIGRELRDRLEGISGVLEVELTGERADLMEIIVNPLAMQSYNLSHQDISQAIQSNNQLIAAGAFDTGSGRIGVSVPGTISGIADVLSIPVQVNEGTVIRVQDVAEVRQTFEDATSFARLDGQATIGLDISRATGANIIQTIAAVQDAVDESRADWPEAIRVDYLQNQAEDIEELLGDLENNVIAAVLLVMLTTLLGLGIRPSLLVALSIPGSFLGGILVIYLIGFTLNIVVLFGLILVVGLLIDGTMVVVELADRYRSEGMERREAFLNAAQRMCWPVFSATATTVFVFVPLLFWPGIAGQFMIYLPATVIVTLIISLTMALVFVPVMGSVVGGGTPAAPVEGGRRPAFYDRLLDATIARPGLALGLSVLALLGSLFFALSYNRGVEFFPSTEPERAQIQVSADGNLSVAEADRLVRLVENEIIGTAGVERVYSRTIGSVEARLRSSLPPDVIGTLQVDFLDWRIRPQASLIVEELRAAAGTVPGVGVQIEQQQGGPGSGRPVEVEISAQDRSLLPAAAAQLQALMAGQGTFVDVTSDVPQPNPEGRILVDREQAARYGVDMASVGAAVQLLTDGVVLGNFLPSFADEEVDITLRYPVEDRNFSQLANLRISAQGQMVPISNFVRIEAGPATSVINRVDSRNVQTVTADVAEGTTVAAELAILQQAIAQADFGDGVDVTFGGELADQEEAGTFLLVAFVVAIFLMFIVFLTQFDSFFQSFLVLSAILFSIGGVLFALVLRQEPFAIVMSGIGIIAAAGIVINNNIVLIDAYNEHRANGLSPDEAARRSGTERFRPVLLTAVTTVAGLFPMVIGLTVDFMARDAFFGAPSGQYWVQLSTAIVGGLVFSTIVTMLLTPTLLAWDGRRRERGAARAAGRAVPAG is encoded by the coding sequence ATGCACGCCATCATCGCCGCGTCCTTCACCCGCGCCCGCACGGTTGCCCTCGGGCTCGTCCTCATCATGCTGGCGGGCGCGTTCGCCTATGTCTCGATCCCGAAGGAGGCCAACCCGGAGGTCGAGATTCCCTATTTCATCGTCACCGTCACCTATGCCGGTGTTTCGGCCGAGGATTCGGCGCGGTTGATGGTGCAGCCGCTGGAGCGGCGATTGCAGTCGATCTCGGGCCTTCGCGAGATGACCGCGCAGGCCAGCGACGGCTTCGCCTCCATCATCCTGGAATTCGAAGCCGGCTCCGACAACCGCTCCGCGCTTCAGGACATCAAGGACGAGGTGGACCAGGCGATCCCGGACCTGCCGCCCGGCGCCGACCGGCCGGTCGTGACCGAAGTGGACATGTCGCAGTTCCCGATCCTGACGGTGGCGCTTTCGGGCGCGGTGCCGGAGCGCGAGCTCATCGGCATCGGCCGCGAGCTGCGCGACAGGCTCGAGGGGATCTCGGGCGTGCTGGAGGTGGAACTGACGGGCGAGCGCGCGGACCTGATGGAGATCATCGTCAATCCGCTGGCCATGCAGTCCTACAACCTCTCGCACCAGGATATCTCCCAAGCCATCCAGAGCAACAACCAGCTCATCGCGGCGGGTGCGTTCGATACCGGTTCGGGGCGCATCGGCGTTTCGGTGCCGGGCACCATCTCCGGCATCGCCGACGTGCTCTCCATCCCCGTGCAGGTGAACGAGGGAACGGTGATCCGGGTGCAGGACGTGGCTGAGGTGCGCCAGACCTTCGAGGACGCCACCAGCTTCGCGCGCCTCGACGGGCAGGCCACGATCGGCCTCGACATCAGCCGCGCGACGGGCGCCAACATCATCCAGACCATCGCCGCCGTGCAGGACGCAGTGGACGAATCGCGGGCCGACTGGCCGGAGGCGATCCGCGTCGATTATCTCCAGAACCAGGCGGAGGACATCGAGGAGCTGCTCGGGGACCTCGAGAACAACGTCATCGCCGCCGTTCTGCTCGTCATGCTCACCACGCTGCTCGGCCTCGGCATCCGCCCCTCGCTGCTCGTGGCCCTGTCCATCCCCGGCTCGTTCCTCGGCGGCATCCTGGTGATCTACCTGATCGGCTTCACGCTCAACATCGTGGTGCTGTTCGGGCTCATCCTCGTGGTCGGCCTCCTCATCGACGGCACCATGGTGGTGGTGGAGCTTGCGGACCGCTATCGAAGCGAGGGGATGGAGCGGCGCGAGGCGTTCCTGAACGCCGCCCAGCGCATGTGCTGGCCGGTCTTCTCGGCGACGGCCACCACCGTGTTCGTCTTCGTCCCGCTCCTGTTCTGGCCGGGCATCGCGGGGCAGTTCATGATCTACCTGCCCGCGACGGTGATCGTCACGCTGATCATCTCGCTGACCATGGCGCTCGTCTTCGTGCCCGTGATGGGCTCGGTCGTGGGCGGGGGCACGCCGGCCGCGCCGGTCGAGGGCGGCAGGCGCCCGGCCTTCTACGACAGGCTGCTCGACGCCACCATCGCCCGGCCGGGGCTGGCGCTCGGCCTGAGCGTGCTGGCCCTTCTCGGCTCGCTGTTCTTCGCGCTCAGCTACAATCGGGGCGTCGAGTTCTTCCCGTCCACCGAGCCGGAGCGCGCGCAGATCCAGGTCAGCGCCGACGGCAACCTGTCCGTCGCGGAGGCCGACCGGCTGGTGCGCCTCGTGGAGAACGAGATCATCGGGACGGCCGGGGTGGAGCGCGTCTATTCGCGCACCATCGGCTCGGTGGAGGCGCGCCTGCGCTCCAGCCTGCCGCCGGACGTCATCGGCACGTTGCAGGTGGATTTCCTCGACTGGCGCATCCGCCCGCAGGCCTCCCTCATCGTGGAGGAGCTTCGCGCCGCCGCCGGCACGGTGCCGGGCGTGGGCGTGCAGATCGAGCAGCAGCAGGGCGGGCCGGGCAGCGGGCGGCCGGTGGAGGTCGAGATCTCGGCGCAGGACCGCAGCCTGCTGCCGGCCGCCGCCGCGCAGCTCCAGGCGCTGATGGCCGGGCAGGGCACCTTCGTCGACGTGACCAGCGACGTGCCCCAGCCGAACCCGGAAGGGCGTATCCTGGTGGATCGCGAGCAGGCGGCGCGCTACGGGGTGGACATGGCCTCGGTCGGCGCGGCGGTGCAGCTCCTGACCGACGGCGTCGTCCTCGGCAACTTCCTGCCCTCCTTCGCCGACGAGGAGGTGGACATCACGCTCCGCTACCCCGTCGAGGACCGAAACTTCTCCCAGCTCGCCAATCTCAGGATCTCGGCGCAGGGGCAGATGGTGCCCATCTCCAACTTCGTGCGCATCGAGGCGGGGCCGGCGACCTCGGTGATCAACCGGGTGGATTCGCGCAACGTCCAGACCGTCACCGCCGACGTGGCCGAGGGCACCACGGTGGCCGCCGAGCTCGCCATTCTGCAGCAGGCCATCGCTCAGGCCGATTTCGGCGACGGGGTGGACGTGACCTTCGGCGGCGAGCTGGCGGATCAGGAGGAGGCCGGCACCTTCCTCCTGGTGGCCTTCGTGGTCGCGATCTTCCTCATGTTCATCGTCTTCCTCACGCAGTTCGACAGCTTCTTCCAGAGCTTCCTGGTGCTGTCGGCCATCCTCTTCTCCATCGGCGGCGTGCTCTTCGCGCTGGTGCTGCGCCAGGAGCCCTTCGCCATCGTCATGAGCGGCATCGGCATCATCGCTGCGGCGGGCATCGTCATCAACAACAACATCGTGTTGATCGACGCCTATAACGAGCACCGCGCCAACGGGCTGTCGCCCGACGAGGCGGCCAGGCGCTCGGGCACGGAGCGCTTCCGCCCGGTGCTGCTGACCGCCGTCACGACCGTGGCGGGGCTCTTCCCCATGGTGATCGGCCTGACCGTCGACTTCATGGCGCGGGACGCCTTCTTCGGCGCGCCTTCGGGCCAGTACTGGGTGCAACTCTCCACCGCCATCGTGGGAGGGCTCGTCTTCTCCACCATCGTCACCATGCTCCTCACCCCGACCCTTCTGGCGTGGGACGGGCGTCGGCGCGAGCGTGGCGCGGCCAGAGCCGCGGGCCGGGCGGTGCCGGCCGGCTGA
- a CDS encoding efflux RND transporter periplasmic adaptor subunit: MLGRFFNATTATFLAIVVLVVVWIGSGMIERAPPTAPERAAAVRPSVAASTSRAREVTNELLLYGDVEPVQIATVRARTDGVIEEIVSQGLDVEAGDALAQLSADDRIARQARAEAQVAQALQAFDGAVQLFERGVGPETNVQGTRAELEAARAELRAIELEIANTALTAPIAGVVNRVIADLGAFVSAGGEVIEIVDNDPLLAVVNVQQRDISHVRRGMPARVSFIGGEQREGTVRFVSPLADAATRTFRVEVEVANPEGNLPSGISAEVVIPVDTVMAHYISPALARLDAEGRMGVYVVDEESRIQFVPMQIVNADAGGIWVNGLEEGARIVTISRGALSPGQEVEVQETPAGYLTGETAEEDEAAAATLPDEAAEAVPQDDL; encoded by the coding sequence ATGCTCGGCAGGTTCTTCAATGCGACGACGGCGACCTTTCTGGCGATCGTCGTCCTCGTCGTGGTCTGGATCGGTAGCGGGATGATCGAGCGCGCCCCGCCGACCGCGCCCGAGCGGGCGGCGGCGGTGAGGCCGAGCGTGGCCGCCAGCACCAGCCGGGCGCGGGAGGTGACGAACGAGCTGCTCCTCTACGGCGATGTCGAGCCGGTGCAGATCGCCACGGTGCGCGCCCGCACCGACGGCGTGATCGAGGAGATCGTGTCGCAGGGGCTCGATGTGGAGGCGGGTGATGCGCTGGCGCAGCTTTCGGCCGACGACCGCATCGCGCGGCAGGCGCGGGCCGAGGCGCAGGTCGCGCAGGCCCTGCAGGCTTTCGACGGCGCCGTACAGCTCTTCGAGCGCGGGGTGGGCCCCGAAACCAATGTGCAGGGCACGCGGGCCGAGCTGGAAGCGGCGCGCGCGGAGCTGCGGGCCATCGAGCTGGAGATCGCCAACACGGCGCTGACCGCGCCCATCGCCGGCGTCGTCAACCGCGTCATCGCCGATCTCGGCGCCTTCGTCTCGGCCGGGGGCGAGGTCATCGAGATCGTGGACAACGATCCGCTGCTCGCCGTCGTCAACGTCCAGCAGCGGGACATCTCGCATGTGCGCCGTGGCATGCCGGCGCGGGTCTCCTTCATCGGCGGCGAGCAGCGCGAGGGCACGGTCCGCTTCGTCTCCCCGCTCGCGGACGCGGCCACGCGCACCTTCCGCGTCGAGGTGGAGGTGGCCAATCCCGAGGGCAACCTGCCCTCGGGCATCAGCGCGGAAGTCGTCATTCCCGTAGACACGGTCATGGCGCACTACATTTCGCCCGCCCTCGCGCGCCTCGATGCCGAAGGGCGCATGGGCGTCTACGTCGTCGACGAGGAGAGCCGCATCCAGTTCGTGCCCATGCAGATCGTCAACGCGGATGCAGGCGGCATCTGGGTGAACGGGCTTGAAGAGGGCGCGAGGATCGTCACGATCAGCCGGGGCGCGCTCTCGCCCGGCCAGGAGGTGGAGGTCCAGGAGACGCCGGCGGGCTACCTGACCGGCGAGACGGCCGAGGAGGACGAGGCGGCGGCCGCGACCCTGCCGGACGAGGCCGCCGAGGCCGTGCCGCAGGACGACCTCTGA
- a CDS encoding AraC family transcriptional regulator, giving the protein MLDRSSKSERSHDPLTDMLRGLRLDGVEYARCRMSGAWSLFYPAQEHAHFHFVSGKGCWLLAPDGRWSELTAGDAVLVPRGAAHGLASAPGLEPRPFPRRDCRAICENVLDYGEADAGGGDVSVLFCGSMRFNLDGLHPLLRMMPDLMRAQELMVSEPAIPHLLDAMISECAMNRVGASGILARLADVMAAQIIRSWVEHGCGDAAGWIAAVRNPEVGRVLASIHAEPDREWTVAELAQLMGVSRSGFAAKFAAIVGETPSRYVTQVRMHQARQWILRDRMRIAEAAHRLGYDSEASFSRAFKRVIGTAPGKLRALAA; this is encoded by the coding sequence ATGCTTGACCGTTCGTCCAAATCTGAACGCTCCCACGACCCGCTGACCGATATGCTGCGCGGCCTGCGGCTCGATGGGGTGGAATATGCCAGGTGCCGCATGTCCGGCGCATGGAGCCTCTTCTATCCGGCGCAGGAACACGCCCATTTCCACTTCGTTTCCGGCAAGGGCTGCTGGCTGTTGGCGCCCGACGGGCGATGGAGCGAGCTGACGGCGGGCGACGCCGTGCTCGTGCCGCGCGGGGCCGCGCACGGCCTTGCCAGCGCTCCGGGCCTCGAGCCGCGCCCGTTCCCGCGCCGCGACTGCCGCGCCATCTGCGAGAACGTGCTGGACTACGGCGAGGCGGACGCCGGGGGCGGCGACGTTTCCGTGCTGTTCTGCGGCTCCATGCGCTTCAACCTCGACGGCCTGCATCCTCTGCTGCGCATGATGCCCGATCTGATGCGGGCGCAGGAGCTGATGGTGAGCGAGCCGGCGATCCCGCATCTGCTCGATGCCATGATATCCGAATGCGCCATGAACCGTGTGGGCGCGAGCGGCATACTGGCGCGCCTGGCGGATGTAATGGCCGCGCAGATCATCCGCTCCTGGGTCGAGCATGGCTGCGGCGATGCGGCGGGGTGGATCGCGGCCGTGCGCAATCCGGAGGTCGGCCGCGTGCTGGCGTCCATCCATGCCGAGCCGGACCGGGAATGGACGGTCGCCGAGCTGGCCCAGCTGATGGGTGTTTCGCGCTCCGGCTTCGCGGCCAAGTTCGCCGCCATCGTCGGCGAAACGCCCTCGCGCTACGTCACGCAGGTGCGGATGCACCAGGCGCGGCAGTGGATTCTGCGCGACCGGATGCGCATCGCGGAGGCGGCCCATCGCCTCGGCTACGATTCCGAGGCCTCGTTCAGCCGCGCCTTCAAGCGCGTCATCGGCACCGCGCCGGGAAAGCTGAGAGCCCTCGCGGCCTGA
- a CDS encoding MFS transporter gives MSDLIRSPELAAPAADAQSETPAAWAAVFSLAFGVFGLVTAEFLPVSLLTPMASELGVSNGAVGQAITATAVVAAIAGPLLVLFSGRLDRQKIVWGLMAMLVVSGILSAYAWNITVLLLARAMLGFALGGFWAMMTALALRLVPSAMVPRAMSIIIMGVSLATVFAAPLGAFLGEVWGWRATFLAASGIGALALALQMATLPSLPAAAAPGIASFRAALSRRAVLVGLGTILLVISGHFAGFTFIRPFLEEVPRLEISTISLALLAFGLGGFLGNVAGGAVAARSPAWAVAGCSLLIAAAALALVLFGTVASLAFAATAIWGLAFGAFPVSASIWNARAAPDHAESAGALLSSSFQVAIATGAILGGLLIDGFGPTGAIVYSSLAVLTGALVMLTLGRAVERQGAA, from the coding sequence ATGTCCGACCTCATCCGCTCTCCCGAACTGGCAGCACCCGCCGCCGACGCACAGTCCGAAACGCCGGCCGCGTGGGCGGCCGTCTTCTCCCTCGCCTTCGGCGTCTTCGGCCTTGTGACGGCGGAGTTCCTGCCGGTCAGCTTGCTGACCCCCATGGCGAGCGAGCTGGGCGTATCCAACGGCGCTGTCGGGCAGGCGATCACCGCCACGGCCGTGGTCGCCGCGATCGCCGGGCCGCTCCTCGTGCTCTTTTCGGGCCGGCTGGACCGGCAGAAGATCGTCTGGGGCCTGATGGCGATGCTGGTCGTCTCCGGCATCCTCTCGGCCTATGCATGGAACATCACGGTGCTGCTCCTCGCCCGGGCGATGCTGGGCTTCGCGCTCGGCGGCTTCTGGGCCATGATGACGGCGCTCGCCCTGCGTCTCGTTCCCTCCGCCATGGTCCCCCGGGCCATGTCCATCATCATCATGGGCGTTTCGCTCGCCACGGTCTTCGCCGCCCCGCTCGGCGCGTTTCTCGGCGAAGTGTGGGGCTGGCGGGCGACCTTCCTGGCCGCGTCCGGCATCGGCGCCCTCGCGCTTGCGCTCCAGATGGCGACCCTTCCCAGCCTCCCGGCGGCGGCCGCGCCGGGCATCGCCTCCTTCAGGGCGGCCCTTTCCCGGCGCGCCGTGCTGGTCGGCCTTGGAACCATCCTCCTCGTCATCTCCGGGCATTTCGCCGGCTTCACCTTCATCCGGCCGTTCCTGGAAGAGGTGCCCCGCCTGGAGATCTCCACCATCTCGCTCGCGCTCCTGGCCTTCGGCCTCGGCGGCTTCCTGGGCAATGTCGCCGGAGGCGCGGTCGCGGCGCGCAGCCCCGCCTGGGCCGTGGCCGGCTGCTCGCTCCTCATCGCCGCCGCCGCTCTCGCCCTCGTCCTCTTCGGCACGGTGGCCAGCCTCGCCTTCGCCGCCACCGCCATCTGGGGCCTGGCCTTCGGCGCCTTTCCCGTCTCGGCCTCCATCTGGAACGCGCGCGCGGCGCCCGACCATGCCGAAAGCGCGGGCGCGCTCCTGTCCTCCAGCTTCCAGGTCGCCATCGCCACCGGCGCGATCCTCGGCGGCCTCCTCATCGACGGCTTCGGCCCCACGGGCGCGATCGTCTATTCGTCCCTCGCCGTCCTCACCGGCGCCCTCGTGATGCTCACCCTCGGCCGGGCGGTGGAACGGCAGGGGGCGGCATGA
- a CDS encoding sensor histidine kinase: MDRYPGADSAGRSGTAFMAAGGLMGAQMREKDWAATPLGPPEGWPEVLKANLATMLSSPQPMFIAWGAWGTDLPFFFNDSYHPLLGAKAAGALGRPFAELWSDIWDDISPIARRALEGEGSRFDKMPLTMMRNGFPEETWWSFAYMPLREASGDVVGLLCVTSDASERVRSTAALMAERERLTQLFEKAPSFMAVLRGPDHVFELANPAYQKLIGHREVLGRSVAEALPDAAAQGYVELLDRVYRTGQAFASTGAQYAVQVTQGGPVDERYVDFVYQPIIDTDGTIAGVFVDGVDVTERKQSETHLRLMINELNHRVKNSLATVQAIASQTFRDPERFEASRLAFSARLVALAKAHDILTETSWSRADLRMVMERVVQPHHAEGDTRFRLEGPGVSLDPKTALALSMAIHELCTNAVKYGALSADGGTVDITWTIEEGRDSSRLRFRWQEKGGPAVAPPQRKGFGSRLIERSLASELDGEVLIRYEPAGVVCTIDILVPPA, encoded by the coding sequence GTGGACAGGTATCCGGGCGCGGACAGCGCGGGCCGTTCCGGCACGGCCTTCATGGCGGCGGGCGGCCTCATGGGGGCGCAGATGCGCGAGAAGGACTGGGCGGCGACGCCTCTCGGCCCGCCGGAGGGCTGGCCCGAGGTCCTGAAGGCCAATCTAGCCACGATGCTATCCTCCCCGCAGCCCATGTTCATCGCCTGGGGAGCCTGGGGGACGGACCTCCCCTTCTTCTTCAACGACAGCTACCACCCGCTTCTAGGCGCGAAGGCCGCGGGCGCGCTCGGCCGGCCCTTCGCCGAGCTCTGGTCCGACATCTGGGACGACATCTCGCCCATCGCCAGGCGTGCGCTCGAGGGCGAGGGATCGCGCTTCGACAAGATGCCGCTCACCATGATGCGAAACGGCTTTCCCGAGGAGACCTGGTGGTCCTTCGCCTACATGCCGCTGCGCGAGGCATCCGGCGATGTGGTGGGCCTGCTCTGCGTCACGAGCGATGCGTCCGAGCGCGTCCGCTCCACCGCCGCCCTGATGGCCGAGCGCGAACGGCTGACGCAGCTCTTCGAGAAGGCGCCGAGCTTCATGGCCGTGCTGCGCGGCCCCGACCACGTCTTCGAACTCGCCAACCCCGCCTATCAGAAGCTGATCGGCCATCGCGAGGTGCTGGGCAGGAGCGTCGCCGAGGCGCTTCCCGATGCGGCGGCTCAAGGCTATGTCGAACTTCTCGACCGCGTCTACCGCACCGGGCAGGCCTTCGCCTCGACCGGCGCCCAATACGCCGTCCAGGTCACGCAGGGCGGCCCGGTGGACGAGCGCTATGTCGATTTCGTCTACCAGCCCATCATCGACACGGACGGCACGATCGCCGGCGTCTTCGTGGACGGCGTGGACGTGACCGAGCGCAAGCAGAGCGAAACCCATCTGCGGCTGATGATCAACGAGCTCAACCACCGCGTGAAGAACTCGCTGGCCACGGTCCAGGCCATCGCCAGCCAGACCTTTCGCGACCCGGAGCGTTTCGAAGCCTCGCGGCTGGCCTTCTCCGCCCGGCTCGTGGCCCTCGCCAAGGCCCATGACATCCTCACCGAGACGAGCTGGTCGAGAGCCGACCTGCGCATGGTCATGGAGAGGGTCGTACAGCCTCACCACGCCGAGGGTGACACGCGCTTCCGCCTCGAAGGGCCGGGCGTCTCGCTCGATCCGAAGACGGCGCTCGCCCTGTCGATGGCCATCCACGAGCTTTGCACCAATGCGGTGAAATACGGCGCCCTGTCCGCGGACGGGGGAACCGTGGACATCACCTGGACGATCGAGGAAGGGCGCGATTCCAGCCGGTTGCGCTTCCGGTGGCAGGAGAAGGGCGGGCCGGCGGTCGCGCCGCCGCAACGCAAGGGCTTCGGCTCGCGGCTGATCGAGCGCAGCCTGGCCTCCGAACTCGATGGCGAGGTCCTGATCCGCTACGAGCCCGCCGGCGTCGTCTGCACGATCGACATCCTCGTCCCCCCTGCCTGA
- a CDS encoding ABC transporter substrate-binding protein, whose amino-acid sequence MRKTGLFALALTLLSSSAALAETNIRFTLGWKTQGSDAAMLLAQEKGYFAEEGLNVTIDQGEGSGATVTRIMSGTYDAGFGDINAIIQNASARPDEAPVMVYNMWSNPPFTIVSRKETGIESPDDLAGKTLGGAQGTPTTRLLPVFARSNDIDLDAIRIDNMAPNLQEPMLIRGDIDGAMVFNITSYFNLLLNRQDPDADYNWLNFGDYGLDLYSNGVMVSQAMIRDNPEAVAGLVRAINKAAVEIGLDQEAGGDAIMAYDNLVSRDMEMRRLRFAYETLIVSEETAELGIGDLDDERLARAIDIVVEGYELETTPEVSQVFTRQFLPAREERELVYEAN is encoded by the coding sequence ATGCGCAAGACAGGCCTTTTCGCCCTCGCCCTCACGCTTCTGTCGTCCAGCGCCGCCCTGGCCGAGACGAATATCCGCTTCACCCTCGGCTGGAAGACGCAAGGCTCGGACGCGGCCATGCTGCTCGCGCAGGAGAAGGGCTATTTCGCCGAGGAAGGGCTGAACGTGACCATCGATCAGGGCGAGGGGTCGGGCGCGACCGTCACCCGCATCATGTCGGGCACCTACGACGCGGGGTTCGGCGACATCAACGCCATCATCCAGAATGCCTCGGCGCGCCCGGACGAGGCGCCGGTGATGGTCTACAACATGTGGAGCAACCCGCCCTTCACCATCGTTTCCAGGAAGGAGACGGGCATCGAGAGCCCGGACGACCTTGCCGGCAAGACGCTGGGCGGCGCGCAGGGCACGCCCACGACGCGCCTCCTGCCCGTCTTCGCGCGCAGCAACGACATCGATCTCGACGCCATCCGCATCGACAACATGGCCCCGAACCTTCAGGAGCCGATGCTGATCCGCGGCGACATCGACGGCGCGATGGTCTTCAACATCACCAGCTATTTCAACCTCCTCCTCAACCGGCAGGACCCGGACGCGGACTATAACTGGCTGAACTTCGGCGATTACGGGCTGGACCTCTATTCCAACGGCGTCATGGTCTCGCAGGCCATGATCCGCGACAATCCGGAGGCGGTGGCCGGGCTCGTGCGCGCCATCAACAAGGCGGCCGTGGAGATCGGCCTCGACCAGGAGGCCGGCGGCGACGCCATCATGGCCTATGACAACCTCGTCAGCCGCGACATGGAGATGCGGCGCCTGCGCTTTGCCTACGAGACCCTCATCGTCTCGGAGGAGACGGCGGAACTGGGCATCGGCGACCTCGACGACGAGCGCCTCGCGCGCGCCATCGACATCGTGGTGGAGGGCTACGAGCTGGAGACGACCCCGGAGGTCTCGCAGGTCTTCACGCGGCAGTTCCTGCCGGCCCGCGAGGAGCGCGAGCTGGTCTACGAGGCCAACTGA
- a CDS encoding ABC transporter permease has product MSYEIRRRLSAGLLILGFFVAWEVLCILLNVSDLVLPRPSQVVETLVARFPVLWPHILQTVYTTMLGFALGVVVGVSIGAVIGVSRTAYDTAYPLLIGFSSIPKVAVVPIFVLWFGAGTVPAVLTALAMCFFPIVVNIATGLATTEPELEDVLKALGASKLDILWNVGLPRTMPFFFASLKIAVTFAFVGTVLAETVASNRGIGNVMMSASSNFDVPLVFAGLFILSALGVALYVVFSLIEGRVAGWATRRADPSAA; this is encoded by the coding sequence ATGAGCTACGAGATTCGCCGCCGCCTCTCGGCCGGCCTCCTCATCCTCGGCTTCTTCGTGGCCTGGGAGGTGCTGTGCATCCTCCTGAACGTGTCCGACCTCGTCCTGCCGCGCCCGAGCCAGGTGGTGGAGACCCTCGTCGCGCGCTTCCCCGTCCTGTGGCCGCATATTCTCCAGACAGTCTACACCACCATGCTGGGCTTCGCGCTGGGCGTCGTGGTGGGCGTGTCCATCGGCGCGGTGATCGGCGTGTCGCGCACCGCCTACGATACGGCCTATCCGCTGCTCATCGGCTTCTCGTCCATCCCGAAGGTGGCGGTGGTGCCGATCTTCGTCCTGTGGTTCGGCGCGGGCACGGTGCCGGCGGTGCTCACCGCGCTGGCCATGTGCTTCTTCCCCATCGTGGTCAACATCGCCACCGGCCTCGCCACCACCGAGCCGGAGCTGGAGGACGTGCTTAAGGCGCTGGGGGCGAGCAAGCTGGACATATTGTGGAATGTGGGCCTGCCGCGCACCATGCCCTTCTTCTTCGCCTCACTGAAGATCGCCGTGACCTTCGCCTTCGTCGGCACGGTTCTGGCCGAGACGGTGGCCTCCAATCGGGGCATCGGGAACGTGATGATGAGCGCCTCGTCGAATTTCGACGTGCCGCTCGTCTTCGCCGGCCTCTTCATCCTCTCGGCCCTGGGCGTCGCCCTCTACGTCGTCTTCTCCCTCATCGAGGGGCGCGTCGCCGGCTGGGCCACCCGCCGCGCCGACCCTTCCGCCGCCTGA